TGGTCGTCGGGGCGTCGGGCACCGGCAAGAGCACGCTGTTGCACATCCTGGGGGCGCTGGACCGGCCCTCGGGCGGCCGCGTCCGGATCGGCGACCGCTGGTTCGACGACCTCTCGGTGCGCGAGCTGGCGCAGGTGCGCAACCGCGAGGTGGGCTTCGTGTTCCAGATGCACCACCTGCTCCTGGAGTTCAGCGCGTTGGAGAACGTGATGCTGCCGCT
This genomic window from bacterium contains:
- a CDS encoding ATP-binding cassette domain-containing protein, translating into MSEAVLVARGVERFFQDGERRLEVLLGVDLDVAPGETVVVVGASGTGKSTLLHILGALDRPSGGRVRIGDRWFDDLSVRELAQVRNREVGFVFQMHHLLLEFSALENVMLPL